Proteins co-encoded in one Kutzneria chonburiensis genomic window:
- a CDS encoding TIGR01777 family oxidoreductase encodes MKIVLPGGTGHIGELLAGALRDEGHEVVVLSRGPGHVWWDGRTQGAWTREIDGADAVVNLAGRSVNCRYTPANLREMMASRVDSTRAVGEAIANASRPPAVWLQMSTATIYAHTFGPPNDDVTGVIGGSEPDAPGYWEYSVRIAKAWEEEQRKAVTPTTRKVALRTAIVMSPGRGGAFDMLRRMARLGLGGPIAGGRQFVSWIHEQDFVRAIDFLLAGDIDGPVNIAAPNPLPQRDFNRILRTANGRLIGLPATKWMAEIGAFALRSDTELLLKSRHVVPARLRQAGFEFEFPTWSEAAYDLTART; translated from the coding sequence GTGAAGATCGTGCTGCCGGGCGGGACGGGACATATCGGCGAGCTGCTGGCCGGGGCGTTGCGGGACGAGGGCCACGAGGTGGTGGTGCTGAGCCGAGGCCCGGGCCACGTGTGGTGGGACGGGCGCACCCAGGGCGCATGGACCAGGGAGATCGACGGCGCGGATGCCGTGGTCAACCTGGCCGGACGCAGCGTGAACTGCCGTTACACCCCGGCCAACCTCCGGGAGATGATGGCCTCCCGGGTCGACTCGACGCGGGCGGTGGGGGAGGCGATCGCCAACGCGAGCCGGCCGCCGGCCGTGTGGCTCCAGATGAGCACGGCGACGATCTACGCCCACACCTTCGGCCCGCCGAACGACGATGTCACGGGGGTGATCGGCGGCAGTGAGCCGGACGCGCCGGGCTACTGGGAGTACAGCGTCCGCATCGCCAAGGCGTGGGAGGAAGAGCAGCGCAAGGCGGTCACGCCGACCACCCGCAAGGTGGCGCTGCGGACGGCGATCGTGATGTCGCCGGGCCGCGGCGGAGCCTTCGACATGCTGCGCCGCATGGCCCGGCTCGGCCTGGGCGGACCGATCGCCGGCGGCCGGCAGTTCGTGTCCTGGATCCACGAGCAGGACTTCGTCCGGGCCATCGATTTCCTGCTGGCCGGCGACATCGACGGCCCGGTGAACATCGCGGCCCCGAACCCGTTGCCGCAGCGGGACTTCAACCGCATCCTGCGCACGGCCAACGGCCGCCTGATCGGCCTGCCGGCGACGAAGTGGATGGCCGAGATCGGGGCCTTCGCGCTGCGTTCGGACACGGAGCTGCTGCTCAAGAGCCGCCACGTCGTCCCGGCGCGGTTACGGCAGGCCGGCTTCGAGTTCGAGTTCCCGACCTGGTCGGAAGCGGCCTACGACCTGACGGCCCGAACCTAG
- the hrpA gene encoding ATP-dependent RNA helicase HrpA, with translation MGSPPVTAAHIELPQLMLRDEHRLRRRIDGTRKIRDEAKRRAALAQIDDEVLAAQAKLAARVAAVPRIDYPAELPVSQRRQDILDVIRDNQVVIVAGETGSGKTTQLPKICLELGRGLRGVIGHTQPRRIAARTVAERVAEELRTELGKVVGYKVRFTDQVGDDTLVKLMTDGILLAEIQNDRLLSRYDTLIIDEAHERSLNIDFILGYLRQLLPRRPDLKVIITSATIDPERFSRHFGDAPIVEVSGRTYPVETRYRPVIDPEDPDADPDRDQVQAILDAVDELQAEGPGDILVFLSGEREIRDTADALSKQDLRNTEILPLYARLSVGEQHRVFQRHTGRRVVLATNVAETSLTVPGIKYVIDPGNARISRYSHRLKVQRLPIEPISQASANQRKGRCGRVSEGICIRLYSEEDFESRPEFTDAEILRTNLASVILQMIAAGLGDIAAFPFIDPPDRRNINDGIGLLQELGALDKDKLTPIGRRLSQLPVDPRLARMVVAAEENGCVREVMVIAAALSIQDPRERPTEQQEQAQQQHARFRDNDSDFISFLNLWNYLREQQKELSSNQFRKMCRAEFLNYLRVREWQDIYAQLRQVVKGQGVSVNGGDIDTKGIHLSLLAGLLSHLGMKDVVTKGVPRKGPTEYLGARGAKFAIFPGSALSRQQPQWVMAAELVETSRLWARTVAKIEPEWAEKLGAHLVKRNYSEPHWEAKQGAVIAVEKVTLYGLPIVAARRINYGRIDPEVSRELFIRHALVDGEWRTSHQFFHHNRKLLDDVEQLEDRVRRRDIKVDDETLFDFYDKRVGAEVVSVRHFDTWWKKTRREQPDLLTFDPDMLINDSADGVTPADYPDHWTQGGVELPLTYRFEPGRRDDGVTVRVPLPVLGQVDGDGLAWQIPGLRLELVTALIKSLPKQIRRNFVPAPTFAKAVVDRLGPNDQHVLESVERELRTLSGVTIPREAWQLDQVPDHLKTTFHVVDEQDKTLAEGKDLAAIKEDLRATMRAALSAAPNDIERTNVTTWDFGTLPRTHRQAVTGYEVTTYPSLVDRGDHVDVKLLDSAAQQRAAMALGTRRLLLLQLPSPVKLIVRSLSNDAKLTLSRNPHGGVPALLDDCIATAVDKLVADGGGVVFDQAGFEKLLVRARSGLNETVLDVVNRVRRVLNAAHAVERQLPAAKFAPDASVADIRAQLRSLVHAGFAAETGYQRLPDVERYLKAIERRLEKLPENPQRDVQRTEEIAEITGEYRALLAAVPKGEPVDKALRAIGWMIEELRVSYFAQTLGTAYPVSEKRIYKAMDEL, from the coding sequence ATGGGATCGCCACCGGTGACTGCTGCCCACATCGAACTGCCCCAGCTGATGCTGCGCGACGAGCATCGGCTGCGTCGGCGTATCGACGGCACGCGCAAGATCCGTGACGAGGCGAAACGCCGCGCCGCGCTGGCTCAGATCGACGACGAGGTGCTGGCCGCGCAGGCCAAGCTGGCCGCCCGGGTCGCCGCGGTGCCGCGGATCGATTACCCGGCAGAGCTGCCGGTCAGCCAGCGCCGCCAGGACATCCTGGACGTGATCCGGGACAACCAGGTGGTCATCGTGGCCGGCGAGACCGGCTCGGGCAAGACCACCCAGCTGCCCAAGATCTGCCTCGAGCTGGGCCGGGGCCTGCGCGGCGTGATCGGCCACACCCAGCCGCGCCGGATCGCCGCCCGCACGGTGGCCGAGCGGGTGGCCGAGGAGCTGCGCACCGAGTTGGGCAAGGTGGTCGGCTACAAGGTCCGCTTCACCGACCAGGTCGGCGACGACACGCTGGTCAAGCTGATGACCGACGGCATCCTGCTGGCCGAGATCCAGAACGACCGGCTGCTGTCCCGCTACGACACGCTGATCATCGACGAGGCCCACGAGCGCAGCCTCAACATCGACTTCATCCTGGGCTACCTCAGGCAGCTGCTGCCGCGCCGCCCCGACCTGAAGGTGATCATCACGTCGGCGACGATCGACCCGGAGCGGTTCTCCCGGCACTTCGGCGACGCCCCGATCGTCGAGGTCTCCGGCCGCACCTACCCGGTGGAGACCCGGTACCGGCCGGTGATCGACCCGGAGGATCCGGACGCCGACCCGGACCGTGACCAGGTGCAGGCCATTCTCGACGCGGTGGACGAGCTCCAGGCCGAGGGCCCCGGCGACATCCTGGTGTTCCTGTCCGGCGAGAGGGAGATCCGCGACACCGCCGACGCACTGTCCAAACAGGACCTGCGCAACACCGAGATCCTGCCGCTGTACGCGCGACTATCCGTGGGCGAGCAGCATCGGGTGTTCCAACGCCATACCGGCCGCCGGGTCGTGCTGGCCACCAACGTGGCCGAGACCTCGCTCACGGTCCCCGGCATCAAGTACGTGATCGACCCGGGCAACGCCCGCATCTCCCGCTACAGCCACCGGCTCAAGGTGCAGCGGCTGCCCATCGAACCCATCTCGCAGGCGTCGGCCAACCAGCGCAAAGGCCGCTGCGGCCGAGTGTCCGAGGGCATCTGCATCCGGCTGTACTCCGAGGAGGACTTCGAGTCCCGCCCCGAGTTCACCGACGCCGAGATCCTGCGCACCAACCTCGCCTCCGTGATCCTCCAGATGATCGCCGCCGGCCTCGGCGACATTGCCGCCTTCCCGTTCATCGACCCGCCGGACCGCCGCAACATCAACGACGGCATCGGCCTGCTCCAGGAACTGGGCGCGCTGGACAAGGACAAGCTGACGCCGATCGGCCGCCGGCTGTCCCAGCTGCCCGTCGACCCCCGGCTGGCCCGCATGGTCGTGGCCGCCGAGGAGAACGGCTGCGTGCGCGAGGTCATGGTGATCGCCGCCGCACTGTCCATTCAGGACCCCCGCGAGCGGCCGACCGAGCAGCAGGAGCAGGCCCAGCAGCAGCACGCCCGGTTCCGGGACAACGACAGCGACTTCATCAGCTTCCTCAACCTGTGGAACTACCTGCGGGAGCAGCAGAAGGAGCTGTCCTCCAACCAGTTCCGCAAGATGTGCCGGGCCGAGTTCCTGAACTACCTGCGGGTCCGCGAGTGGCAGGACATCTACGCCCAGCTGCGCCAGGTGGTCAAGGGTCAGGGCGTGTCGGTCAACGGCGGCGACATCGACACCAAGGGCATCCACCTGTCCCTGCTGGCCGGGCTGCTCTCGCACCTGGGCATGAAGGACGTCGTCACGAAGGGCGTGCCGCGCAAGGGACCCACCGAGTATCTCGGGGCCCGTGGGGCCAAGTTCGCGATCTTCCCGGGCTCGGCCCTGTCCCGCCAGCAGCCGCAGTGGGTGATGGCCGCCGAACTCGTCGAGACGTCCCGGCTGTGGGCCAGGACCGTGGCCAAGATCGAACCGGAGTGGGCCGAGAAACTCGGCGCGCACCTGGTCAAGCGCAACTACAGCGAGCCGCACTGGGAAGCCAAGCAGGGCGCGGTGATCGCCGTCGAGAAGGTCACCCTGTACGGCCTGCCGATCGTGGCCGCACGCCGGATCAACTACGGCCGTATCGACCCCGAGGTGAGCCGCGAGCTGTTCATCCGGCACGCGCTGGTGGACGGCGAGTGGCGCACCAGCCACCAGTTCTTCCACCACAACCGCAAGCTGCTCGACGACGTCGAGCAGCTGGAGGACCGGGTCCGCCGCCGGGACATCAAGGTCGACGACGAGACCCTGTTCGACTTCTACGACAAGCGGGTCGGCGCCGAGGTGGTGTCGGTGCGGCACTTCGACACGTGGTGGAAGAAAACCCGGCGCGAGCAGCCCGACCTGCTCACCTTCGATCCGGACATGCTGATCAACGACAGCGCCGACGGCGTCACGCCGGCCGACTACCCGGACCACTGGACGCAGGGTGGCGTGGAGCTGCCGCTGACGTACCGGTTCGAGCCCGGCCGTCGCGACGACGGCGTCACGGTCCGAGTGCCGCTGCCGGTGCTCGGCCAGGTCGACGGCGACGGCCTGGCCTGGCAGATCCCCGGCCTGCGGCTGGAGCTGGTGACGGCGCTGATCAAGTCGCTGCCCAAGCAGATCCGCCGCAACTTCGTGCCCGCACCGACCTTCGCCAAGGCCGTGGTCGACCGGCTCGGCCCGAACGACCAGCACGTGCTGGAGTCCGTCGAACGCGAGCTGCGCACGCTGTCCGGCGTGACCATCCCGCGCGAGGCGTGGCAGCTGGACCAGGTGCCGGATCACCTCAAGACCACCTTCCACGTGGTCGACGAGCAGGACAAGACGCTGGCCGAGGGCAAGGACCTGGCGGCGATCAAGGAAGACCTGCGGGCCACCATGCGCGCCGCGCTGTCGGCCGCGCCCAACGACATCGAGCGCACCAACGTCACGACCTGGGATTTCGGCACCCTGCCGCGCACCCATCGCCAGGCCGTCACCGGCTACGAGGTCACCACGTACCCGTCGCTGGTCGACCGCGGCGACCACGTGGACGTGAAGCTGCTGGACAGCGCCGCCCAGCAGCGTGCGGCCATGGCCCTCGGCACGCGGCGCCTGCTGCTGCTCCAGCTGCCGTCGCCGGTGAAGCTGATAGTCCGCAGCCTCAGCAACGACGCCAAGCTCACCCTGAGCCGCAACCCGCACGGCGGCGTGCCGGCGCTGCTCGACGACTGCATCGCCACCGCCGTGGACAAGCTCGTGGCCGACGGCGGCGGTGTCGTGTTCGACCAGGCCGGCTTCGAGAAACTGCTGGTCCGGGCCCGTTCCGGGCTGAACGAGACCGTGCTGGACGTGGTGAACCGGGTGCGCCGGGTGCTCAACGCCGCGCACGCCGTGGAACGTCAGCTGCCGGCGGCCAAGTTCGCCCCGGACGCCTCCGTCGCCGACATCCGGGCGCAGCTGCGCAGCCTGGTCCACGCCGGTTTCGCCGCCGAGACCGGCTACCAGCGGCTGCCCGACGTCGAGCGCTACCTCAAGGCGATCGAGCGCCGGCTGGAGAAGCTGCCGGAGAACCCGCAGCGGGACGTGCAGCGCACCGAGGAGATCGCCGAGATCACCGGCGAGTACCGGGCGCTGCTGGCCGCCGTGCCCAAGGGCGAGCCGGTGGACAAGGCGCTGCGGGCCATCGGCTGGATGATCGAGGAGCTGCGGGTCAGCTACTTCGCGCAGACCCTCGGCACCGCCTACCCGGTGTCCGAGAAGCGGATCTACAAGGCGATGGACGAGCTGTGA
- a CDS encoding SigE family RNA polymerase sigma factor, which yields MSFDEFVHEHQQALVRYATLLCGGQGDAEDLVQEVLIRVYPRWDALEGSRYAYVRRAVTNEFLSWRRRWSTRHIFTTAEVPEERVEFGWDEPDQRLARELRKLPRQQRAAVVLRYYEDLTDPEIAALLGCREGTVRAHISRGLAALRSVLGSERVQEDVGGWGHE from the coding sequence ATGTCCTTCGACGAGTTCGTGCACGAGCACCAGCAGGCGCTGGTCCGCTATGCCACGCTGCTGTGTGGCGGGCAGGGCGACGCCGAGGACCTGGTGCAGGAGGTGCTGATCCGCGTGTACCCGCGGTGGGACGCCCTGGAGGGCTCCCGCTACGCCTACGTGCGGCGGGCCGTGACCAACGAGTTCCTGTCGTGGCGGCGACGGTGGAGCACCCGGCACATCTTCACCACCGCCGAGGTGCCCGAGGAACGGGTCGAGTTCGGCTGGGACGAGCCCGACCAGCGCCTGGCCCGTGAGCTGCGGAAACTGCCCCGGCAGCAACGGGCGGCGGTCGTGCTGCGTTATTACGAGGACCTGACCGATCCGGAGATCGCCGCCTTGCTCGGCTGCCGCGAGGGCACCGTGCGGGCCCACATCAGCCGCGGACTGGCGGCGCTGCGGTCGGTGCTGGGATCGGAACGCGTCCAGGAGGATGTCGGAGGGTGGGGCCATGAGTGA
- a CDS encoding carboxylesterase/lipase family protein: MTVISTGSGRIRGEVVDGIHRFRSVPYAAAPEGELRFAKPQPSTWDGERDATRPGPIAPQTVRKLPGLDLGSILGGDHRQGGDFLTVDVHTPDPSAGGLPVMVFIHGGAFVYGTGSAAVYDGMAFARRGVVLVTINYRLGIDGFLPLDGGDTNLGLRDQIAALHWVRDNAAAFGGDPDNLTVFGESAGGMSISCLLGSPLARGLFRRAIVESGHPDMVRTPDNARVLVDGLAAKLGVPATAAAFRTLSTAQLQAVQTEIITPGQTLDMRDANGVDTGVGLAPFQPVLGDDVLPTHPRENMDADVDLIAGSNAEEMRLYFVPSGLLDVITDEQAVALLANSRPDAAEILKRYGLGERPTGEMFLEAMTDLVFADGARRLAEEHPGRAYRYRFDWRSPLFDGRLGACHGLELPFVFDTLASAEGLVGSEPPRELASEMNAAWVRFAETGDPGWAAGVVRSFG; the protein is encoded by the coding sequence GTGACCGTGATCAGCACCGGCTCCGGCCGGATCCGCGGCGAGGTCGTCGACGGCATCCACCGGTTCCGCTCCGTCCCGTACGCGGCGGCGCCGGAGGGTGAGCTGCGCTTCGCCAAGCCGCAACCGTCCACATGGGACGGTGAGCGGGACGCGACGAGGCCGGGACCGATCGCGCCGCAGACCGTGCGCAAGCTGCCGGGCCTTGACCTCGGCTCCATTCTCGGCGGCGATCACCGGCAGGGCGGCGACTTTCTGACCGTCGACGTCCACACGCCCGACCCGTCGGCCGGCGGGCTGCCGGTGATGGTGTTCATCCACGGCGGCGCGTTCGTCTACGGCACCGGGTCGGCCGCGGTGTACGACGGCATGGCGTTCGCCCGCCGCGGCGTGGTCCTCGTGACGATCAACTACCGCCTGGGCATCGACGGCTTCCTGCCGCTCGACGGCGGTGACACCAACCTCGGCCTGCGCGACCAGATCGCGGCCCTGCACTGGGTGCGGGACAACGCGGCGGCGTTCGGCGGCGACCCGGACAACCTCACGGTGTTCGGCGAGTCGGCCGGCGGGATGAGCATCTCCTGCCTGCTGGGCTCGCCGCTGGCCCGTGGACTGTTCCGGCGGGCCATCGTGGAGTCCGGCCACCCGGACATGGTCCGCACCCCGGACAACGCCCGGGTGCTGGTCGACGGGCTGGCCGCGAAACTGGGCGTGCCGGCGACCGCGGCGGCGTTCCGGACGCTGTCCACCGCGCAGCTGCAAGCGGTGCAGACGGAGATCATCACGCCCGGCCAGACGCTGGACATGCGTGATGCCAACGGTGTCGACACGGGCGTCGGGCTGGCGCCGTTCCAGCCGGTGCTCGGCGACGACGTGCTGCCGACCCATCCGCGCGAGAACATGGACGCCGACGTCGACCTGATCGCCGGCAGCAACGCCGAGGAGATGCGGCTCTACTTCGTGCCGAGCGGTCTGCTCGACGTGATCACCGACGAGCAGGCGGTGGCGCTCCTGGCCAACTCGAGGCCGGACGCGGCCGAGATCCTCAAACGCTACGGCCTCGGCGAGCGGCCGACCGGCGAGATGTTCCTGGAGGCGATGACCGACCTGGTGTTCGCCGACGGCGCCCGGCGGCTGGCCGAGGAGCATCCCGGCCGCGCCTACCGGTACCGCTTCGACTGGCGGTCGCCGCTGTTCGACGGCCGGCTCGGCGCCTGCCACGGCCTGGAGCTGCCGTTCGTCTTCGACACCTTGGCCAGTGCCGAAGGGCTGGTCGGGTCGGAGCCGCCGCGGGAGCTGGCCAGTGAGATGAACGCGGCCTGGGTGCGGTTCGCCGAGACCGGCGACCCCGGCTGGGCGGCCGGGGTCGTCCGGAGCTTCGGCTGA
- a CDS encoding FAD-binding oxidoreductase — translation MLIDDLRAVLPEDRVVTDPDVLRSYAHDEAEWAPWALPAAVVRPRGAEDVQAVVKTCIEHGTPLVTRGAGTGLSGGANAVDGCVVVAMDQLNRITEIDAVERLAVVEPGVVNDDLRAACAGHNLWYPPDPASSPWSTIGGNVATNAGGVCCVKYGVTRDYVLGLEVVTGTGEIVRLGRRTAKGVAGYDLAGLMVGSEGTLGVITEITVRLKAKRAAERTVAGYFDSIVAAGEAAAAVVAAGVVPSALELVDKHCLKAVDAWKNMGLSAEAEVVLLGRTDTPGEDEAAAMLKCFEQAGATWAAMSTDQEEADALFSARRLAYPALERLGPVLTEDVCVPTNKIAEMLGRIEAAARRHDTVIANVAHVGDGNLHPLLITPLDDDGARRRAQAAFEDIINDALRLGGTVTGEHGVGLLKRPGLVKELSPAVLDMHRAVKKALDPHGILNPGKVFA, via the coding sequence GTGCTGATCGACGACCTGCGAGCGGTGCTGCCCGAGGATCGCGTGGTGACGGATCCGGACGTGCTCCGGAGCTACGCGCACGACGAAGCCGAATGGGCGCCGTGGGCGCTGCCGGCGGCCGTGGTGCGGCCGCGTGGTGCGGAGGACGTGCAGGCAGTGGTGAAAACCTGCATCGAGCACGGGACGCCGCTGGTGACCAGGGGCGCCGGCACGGGGCTGTCCGGTGGGGCGAATGCGGTCGACGGCTGTGTGGTCGTCGCCATGGACCAGCTGAACCGGATCACCGAGATCGATGCGGTGGAGCGGCTGGCGGTGGTCGAGCCGGGCGTGGTGAACGACGACCTACGGGCCGCGTGCGCCGGGCACAACCTCTGGTACCCGCCGGATCCGGCCAGTTCGCCCTGGTCGACGATCGGCGGCAACGTGGCCACCAACGCCGGTGGGGTGTGCTGTGTGAAGTACGGCGTCACCCGGGACTACGTGCTGGGCCTGGAGGTCGTGACCGGCACGGGCGAGATCGTCCGGCTGGGCCGCCGCACGGCCAAGGGGGTGGCCGGCTACGACCTGGCCGGCCTGATGGTCGGCAGCGAAGGCACGCTGGGCGTGATCACGGAGATCACCGTGCGGCTGAAGGCGAAGCGGGCGGCGGAACGGACCGTGGCCGGCTACTTCGACTCGATCGTCGCGGCCGGTGAGGCCGCGGCGGCGGTGGTCGCCGCGGGTGTGGTGCCGTCGGCGCTGGAGCTGGTGGACAAGCACTGCCTGAAGGCGGTGGACGCCTGGAAGAACATGGGACTGTCGGCCGAGGCCGAGGTGGTGCTGCTGGGCCGCACCGACACGCCCGGCGAGGACGAGGCCGCGGCCATGCTCAAGTGCTTCGAGCAGGCCGGTGCGACCTGGGCGGCGATGTCGACCGACCAGGAGGAGGCCGACGCCCTGTTCTCGGCCCGCCGACTGGCCTACCCGGCGCTGGAGCGGCTGGGCCCGGTGCTGACCGAGGACGTGTGCGTGCCGACGAACAAGATCGCCGAGATGCTGGGCCGGATCGAGGCGGCGGCCCGCCGGCACGACACGGTGATCGCGAACGTGGCGCACGTCGGCGACGGCAACCTGCACCCGCTGCTGATCACGCCGCTGGACGACGACGGTGCCCGACGACGGGCGCAGGCGGCGTTCGAGGACATCATCAACGACGCGCTCCGGCTCGGCGGCACGGTGACCGGCGAGCACGGGGTGGGTCTGCTCAAGCGTCCGGGCCTGGTCAAGGAGCTCAGTCCGGCGGTGCTGGACATGCACCGCGCGGTCAAGAAAGCCCTTGACCCGCACGGGATTCTCAACCCAGGGAAGGTGTTCGCGTGA
- a CDS encoding alpha-hydroxy acid oxidase produces the protein MSRRVPRWRDLRPLLQPRAPELDPVKRAHTLRDLRAAAAKRVPRSVFDYVEGGADDEISLRRNRSAFERVEFSPRVLVGGEVSTGTTILGRPAALPLVLAPTGYTRMMHHLGEPAVAGAATQAGVPYTLSTMGTTAPEDLKGTDLWFQLYVWRDRGFTTDLIERARGAGYTALVLTVDTPVPGNRVRDVRNGLTLPPRLGIKTLLDGASKPRWWWHLLTTEPLRFATFDGDGSLAPSDIGTKMFDRNVTWADVSWLRETWGGPLVVKGIQSRHDAKRAAEAGADAVVLSNHGGRQLDRGPAPLELVAPVADEVGDRLEIYVDGGVRTGGDIAAAVGLGAKACLIGRPYLYGLMAGGERGVARAIAILREELERTMRLVGANSITDLDREKVRLRA, from the coding sequence ATGAGCCGACGTGTGCCCCGCTGGCGGGATCTTCGACCGCTGTTGCAGCCCCGAGCACCGGAGCTGGATCCCGTCAAGAGGGCCCACACGCTGAGAGATCTCCGTGCGGCGGCGGCGAAAAGGGTGCCGCGGTCGGTGTTCGACTACGTGGAAGGAGGGGCCGACGACGAGATCAGCTTGCGGCGCAACCGATCCGCGTTCGAACGGGTGGAGTTCAGCCCGCGGGTGCTGGTCGGCGGCGAGGTGAGCACGGGGACGACGATCCTGGGCCGGCCGGCGGCGCTGCCGCTGGTGCTGGCGCCGACGGGCTACACGCGGATGATGCACCACCTCGGCGAGCCGGCAGTGGCCGGCGCGGCAACGCAAGCCGGTGTCCCCTACACACTGTCCACAATGGGCACGACCGCTCCGGAGGACCTCAAGGGCACCGATCTCTGGTTCCAGCTCTACGTCTGGCGTGATCGGGGCTTCACGACCGACCTGATCGAACGGGCCCGCGGCGCGGGATACACGGCGCTGGTGCTGACGGTCGACACGCCGGTGCCGGGCAACCGGGTCCGGGACGTCCGCAACGGCCTGACGCTGCCGCCGCGGCTGGGCATCAAGACCCTGCTGGACGGGGCGAGCAAGCCCCGCTGGTGGTGGCACCTGCTGACCACGGAGCCGCTCCGGTTCGCGACGTTCGACGGCGACGGCTCGCTGGCCCCGTCGGACATCGGGACCAAGATGTTCGACCGCAACGTGACGTGGGCCGACGTGTCCTGGCTCCGGGAGACCTGGGGCGGACCGCTGGTGGTCAAGGGCATCCAGAGCCGGCACGACGCGAAGCGGGCGGCGGAGGCCGGCGCGGACGCGGTGGTGCTGTCCAATCACGGCGGCCGGCAGCTGGATCGGGGCCCGGCGCCGCTGGAACTGGTCGCACCGGTGGCCGACGAGGTCGGCGACCGGCTGGAGATCTACGTCGACGGGGGCGTCCGCACCGGCGGCGACATCGCGGCCGCGGTGGGACTGGGGGCGAAAGCCTGCCTGATCGGGCGGCCCTACCTGTACGGCCTGATGGCCGGCGGGGAACGGGGCGTGGCCAGGGCGATCGCCATCCTGCGAGAGGAGCTGGAACGCACGATGAGGCTGGTGGGGGCCAACTCCATCACCGATCTTGACCGGGAGAAAGTGAGGTTGCGGGCTTAG
- a CDS encoding FAD-dependent monooxygenase: protein MSVLVVGGGLSGLSTAMFMALHGAPPLLVEKHPTTSVHPKARGQFPHVMEALRVAGVDERVLDASPKDGKFRIIRAVSLNGPVLQEILTESPDFTHLSQAPWADVSQERMEPILADRARELGADLRFSTELVSWRQHDNGVTAVLRNLDTGTEETVEVDYLVAADGHRSPIRQTLGIELVGRGVLGEGTGALFEADLQGQQQFLAYLLNPDLPGGAGVLVSTDVPGRYAVGVSNTVGDKDWKQIIRTATGIPDLEPKILDLPHGRSQTRHGVAERFTDGRVFLVGDAARMMPPTGAFGGNTAIMDGFSLAWKLAMVTRGEAGPGLLAGHDPERRPYSTILADQQYLLYTQRGRPDLADDPTLPAPVEPVSALFFGYRQLGGAIVAEPGDDLWENPERPTGRPGVRAPFVRLTDGSTTDRLGHGFVVLTGNPALKGLPIDVHVIEEPEFFAKYGITPEGATLVRPDFVIAWRSVGATTPEEVESAWRTVLDWPA, encoded by the coding sequence ATGAGTGTGCTGGTGGTGGGCGGCGGCCTGTCCGGGCTGTCGACGGCGATGTTCATGGCACTGCACGGGGCGCCGCCGTTACTGGTGGAGAAGCACCCGACAACATCGGTGCATCCCAAGGCCAGGGGGCAGTTTCCGCACGTCATGGAGGCGCTGCGGGTGGCCGGGGTGGACGAACGGGTGCTCGACGCCTCGCCGAAGGACGGCAAGTTCCGCATCATCCGGGCGGTGAGCCTGAACGGCCCGGTGCTGCAGGAGATCCTGACCGAATCCCCGGACTTCACGCACCTGTCGCAGGCGCCCTGGGCCGACGTGAGCCAGGAGCGGATGGAGCCGATCCTGGCCGACCGGGCCCGCGAACTGGGCGCGGACCTGCGGTTCAGTACGGAACTGGTGTCGTGGCGGCAGCACGACAACGGGGTCACGGCGGTGCTCAGGAACCTCGACACCGGGACGGAAGAAACGGTCGAGGTCGATTACCTGGTGGCGGCCGACGGCCACCGGAGCCCGATCCGGCAGACGCTGGGCATCGAACTCGTGGGGAGGGGCGTGCTCGGAGAGGGGACGGGGGCGCTCTTCGAGGCCGATCTCCAAGGCCAGCAACAGTTCCTGGCCTACCTGCTGAACCCGGACCTGCCGGGCGGCGCGGGCGTGCTGGTGAGCACGGACGTCCCGGGCCGCTACGCGGTCGGGGTGTCGAACACCGTCGGCGACAAGGACTGGAAGCAGATCATCCGCACGGCCACGGGGATTCCGGATCTGGAGCCGAAGATCCTGGACCTGCCGCACGGCCGGTCGCAGACCAGGCACGGCGTGGCCGAGCGGTTCACCGACGGCCGGGTGTTCCTGGTCGGCGACGCGGCCAGGATGATGCCGCCGACGGGCGCCTTCGGCGGCAACACAGCGATCATGGACGGCTTCAGCCTTGCCTGGAAGCTGGCCATGGTGACCAGGGGCGAGGCCGGCCCGGGCCTGCTGGCCGGCCACGACCCGGAACGCCGGCCGTACTCGACGATCCTGGCCGACCAGCAGTACCTGCTCTACACCCAGCGCGGCCGGCCGGATCTGGCCGACGACCCGACGCTGCCCGCGCCGGTGGAGCCGGTGAGCGCGCTGTTCTTCGGTTACCGCCAACTGGGCGGGGCGATCGTGGCCGAGCCGGGCGACGACCTGTGGGAGAACCCGGAGCGGCCGACGGGCCGGCCGGGCGTCCGGGCCCCGTTCGTGAGGCTGACCGACGGCTCGACCACCGACCGGCTGGGGCACGGATTTGTCGTGCTCACGGGAAATCCGGCGCTCAAGGGCCTGCCGATCGACGTGCACGTGATCGAGGAGCCGGAGTTCTTCGCCAAGTACGGCATCACGCCCGAGGGGGCCACGCTGGTACGACCGGACTTCGTCATCGCCTGGCGCAGTGTCGGCGCGACGACCCCGGAGGAGGTGGAAAGCGCCTGGCGCACAGTGCTTGACTGGCCGGCATGA